In Oncorhynchus nerka isolate Pitt River linkage group LG26, Oner_Uvic_2.0, whole genome shotgun sequence, one DNA window encodes the following:
- the LOC115110255 gene encoding stAR-related lipid transfer protein 3-like, with protein sequence MPGGVDYGEFGGSLPAIASLNASYSTTVSLPSPHYLVVPPGEKKVISDVRRTFCLFVTFDLLFISLLWIIELNIDNSIWQSLELEVAKYNFQSSFFDIFLLALFRFLCLQLGYAALRLRHWWVIAITTLVTSSFLVVKVILSNLLSQNAFGYVLPITSFVVAWLETWFLDFKVLSIEAGDERAYLAAVNAASERASMIYPRAVSEGQFYSPPESLAGSEEDLDEEGLGRRAVSPQEKELVWQGKEAMAVVEQILAQEENWKFEKNNDAGDSVYTLEIPFHGKTFILKAFMQCPAELVYQEVILQPEKMAQWNKTVSGCQILQRVDDNTLVSYDISSGAAGGVVSARDFVNVRRVERKRDCYISAGMATDHGAKPPHSRYVRGENGPGGFVVLKSSSNPSVCTFIWVLNTDLKGRLPRYLIHQSLAATMFEFMAHLRQRIADLRSTR encoded by the exons ATGCCGGGCGGAGTGGACTATGGGGAGTTTGGGGGGAGCCTTCCTGCCATCGCCTCTCTGAATGCGTCCTACTCCACCACTgtatccctcccctccccccactaCCTGGTGGTGCCACCTGGGGAGAAGAAGGTCATCTCGGACGTCCGTCGCACCTTTTGCCTCTTTGTCACCTTTgacctcctcttcatctccctgctGTGGATCATCGAGCTCAAT ATCGATAACTCCATTTGGCAGAGCCTTGAGCTGGAGGTTGCCAAGTACAACTTTCAGTCCTCCTTCTTTGACATCTTT CTCCTTGCCTTGTTTCGTTTCCTGTGTCTCCAGTTGGGCTATGCTGCTCTGCGTCTGAGGCACTGGTGGGTCATTGCG ATCACCACTCTAGTGACCAGCTCCTTCCTTGTAGTCAAAGTCATTCTCTCCAAT CTGCTATCCCAGAATGCCTTTGGCTATGTGTTACCCATCACCTCCTTTGTGGTGGCGTGGCTGGAGACATGGTTCCTGGACTTCAAGGTGCTCTCCATAGAGGCTGGTGATGAGAGAG ccTACCTAGCAGCAGTGAACGCAGCGTCGGAGCGAGCTTCCATGATCTACCCTCGCGCTGTGTCTGAAGGACAGTTCTACTCTCCACCTGAATCCCTCGCAG GGTCTGAGGAGGACCTGGATGAGGAGGGGCTGGGTCGCAGGGCAGTCTCCCCCCAGGAGAAGGAGCTGGTGTGGCAGGGTAAAGAGGCCATGGCCGTGGTGGAACAGATCCTGGCCCAGGAGGAGAACTGGAAGTTTGAGAAGAACAAT GACGCGGGGGATTCTGTGTACACACTGGAGATCCCCTTCCATGGAAAGACCTTCATTCTCAAG GCCTTCATGCAGTGTCCAGCAGAGCtggtgtaccaggaggtgatcTTACAGCCAGAGAAGATGGCCCAGTGGAACAAAACTGTTTCTGGTTGCCAG ATCCTCCAGAGGGTGGATGACAACACCCTGGTGTCGTACGATATTTCTTCCGGAGCAGCAGGGGGGGTAGTGTCTGCCAG GGACTTTGTGAATGTGAGGCGGGTGGAACGCAAACGAGACTGCTACATCTCTGCTGGCATGGCAACCGACCATGGCGCCAAGCCTCCACACAGTCGCTATGTCAG aGGTGAGAATGGTCCAGGAGGGTTTGTGGTCCTGAAGTCCAGCAGTAACCCCTCGGTTTGTACCTTTATCTGGGTGCTTAACACAGACCTCAAG GGTCGACTTCCCCGCTACCTTATCCACCAGAGTCTGGCTGCCACCATGTTTGAGTTTATGGCCCATCTACGCCAGCGCATCGCTGACCTACGGTCCACTCGCTAG